A stretch of Vigna angularis cultivar LongXiaoDou No.4 chromosome 4, ASM1680809v1, whole genome shotgun sequence DNA encodes these proteins:
- the LOC108331669 gene encoding protein MEI2-like 1 isoform X4: protein MPSEIMEKRGVSASSHFLDDISYASEKNIGLRKPKSLHDHFLQGKSEMAASPGSILNTSSPRSTNAKSGLSISHTTLSGEITGDLHFGREAGTIEMLKDSTESLNYTKRSWSNVHRQPASSSYGLIGSKIVTNASSRESSLFSSSLSEVFSQKMRLLGNGVPSGQPITVGSLPEEEPYKSLGEIEADTIGNLLPDEDDLFSGVTNELGCSTRARMNDDFEDFDLFSSSGGMELEGDDELLISGKGTSFIYEDPDYFGASKGKLPFGEQSSRTLFVRNINSNVEDSELKALFEGNAPEKDIGHGTLMISDLDSSVLNDELKQIFGFYGEIRDIFEYPQLNHVKFIEFYDVRAAEASLRALNGICFAGKHIKLEPGHPMIATCMMQQSQKGQDDPDLGHSLSDNISLRHKAGVSSGFIASAGSLENGYNQGFHSAAQLPAFIDNSLFNMNSNIHKTARGASTGKVSGVFEASNTIDAMKFASVSRFHPHSLPEYRDSLANGSPYNYSSTINMAANIGNGSTESSESRHIQGINSTGNLAEFNAGGNGNRSNHGLYHMWNGSNLHQQPPSNAMLWQKTSSFVNGAGSPCLPQIPSFPRTPPHVLRASHIDHQVGSAPVVTASPWERQHSYLGESPDGSGFRLGSVGSPGFHGSWQMHPPASHSIFSHVSGNGTELTSNTGQGSPKQLSHVLPGRLPMNLVSKFDSSNERLRNLYPRRNEPNTNSNADKKQYELDLGRILRGDDSRTTLMIKNIPNKYTSKMLLAAIDEQCRGTYDFLYLPIDFKNKCNVGYAFINMIDPGQIIPFHKAFNGKKWEKFNSEKVAVLAYARIQGKGALIAHFQNSSLMNEDKRCRPILFHTDGPNAGDPEPFPLGNNIRVRPGKSRANGSEENRSQGNPSSFASGEESGNGMESSSISSKNSD from the exons ATGCCTTCTGAAATAATGGAGAAGAGGGGTGTGTCTGCCTCATCCCACTTTTTGGATGACATTTCCTATGCTTCTGAG AAGAATATTGGATTACGGAAGCCAAAATCTCTTCATGACCATTTTCTACAGG GCAAGAGTGAAATGGCGGCATCACCTGGCTCTATTTTGAATACTTCATCACCCCGTTCAACAAATGCAAAATCTGGCTTGTCAATCTCTCATACTACTCTATCTGGGGAAATTACAGGAGACCTACATTTTGGCAGAGAAGCAGGCACTATAGAGATGCTGAAGGATTCCACGGAATCCCTTAATTATACTAAGAGGTCATGGTCTAATGTGCATAGGCAGCCAGCATCTAGCTCATATGGTCTAATTGGCAGCAAGATTGTCACCAATGCTTCCTCACGTGAAAGTAGTCTATTTTCAAGCTCCCTGTCTGAGGTGTTTAGCCAAAAGA TGAGGTTATTGGGGAATGGAGTGCCATCTGGTCAACCCATTACTGTTGGTTCCCTTCCTGAGGAAGAACCATATAAATCTCTGGGAGAAATTGAGGCTGACACTATTGGAAATCTCCTTCCTGATGAAGATGACCTTTTTTCTGGAGTCACTAACGAGTTAGGATGCAGTACTCGGGCTAGAATgaatgatgattttgaagattttgattTGTTCAGCAGCAGTGGAGGCATGGAATTGGAAGGAGATGATGAACTTCTAATTTCTGGAAAGGGAACCAGTTTCATTTATGAAGATCCTGATTACTTTGGAGCCTCTAAAGGAAAACTTCCTTTTGGTGAACAATCTTCTAGAACACTTTTTGTTAGAAACATCAATAGCAATGTTGAAGACTCTGAACTTAAGGCTCTCTTTGAG GGCAATGCTCCAGAGAAAGATATTGGCCATGGTACACTGATGATATCTGATCTTGATTCATCTGTTTTGAATGATGAACTTAAACAGATATTTGGATTTTATGGAGAAATTAGAGAT ATCTTTGAATATCCTCAATTGAATCACGTCAAATTTATCGAATTTTATGATGTTCGAGCTGCAGAAGCTTCTCTTCGTGCACTGAATGGGATCTGCTTTGCTGGGAAGCACATTAAGCTTGAGCCCGGACATCCCATGATTGCAACATG TATGATGCAGCAGTCTCAGAAGGGACAAGATGATCCTGATCTTGGTCATAGTCTTAGTGACAACATCTCCTTAAGACATAAGG CAGGAGTGTCATCTGGATTTATTGCATCTGCTGGCAGCTTGGAAAATGGATATAATCAAGGATTTCATTCTGCAGCACAGTTACCTGCTTTCATTGATAACTCACTATTTAATATGAATTCTAACATTCACAAGACCGCAAGAGGGGCATCTACTGGAAAAGTATCTGGTGTTTTTGAGGCCAGTAACACTATTGATGCTATGAAATTTGCATCTGTTTCGAGGTTCCATCCTCATTCTTTACCTGAATATCGCGATAGTTTAGCTAATGGAAGTCCTTACAACTATTCAAGTACCATTAACATGGCTGCTAATATTGGAAATGGATCAACGGAATCATCTGAGAGCAGGCACATTCAGGGAATAAACTCAACTGGGAACCTTGCAGAGTTTAATGCAGGAG GAAATGGAAACCGCTCCAATCATGGACTTTATCATATGTGGAATGGCTCCAACTTGCATCAACAACCTCCTTCAAATGCCATGCTTTGGCAGAAAACATCATCCTTTGTTAATGGTGCTGGTTCTCCATGTCTTCCACAGATACCCAGCTTTCCTAGAACACCTCCCCATGTGCTGAGAGCATCACATATAGACCATCAAGTGGGATCAGCACCCGTTGTTACAGCCTCACCCTGGGAAAGACAACATTCTTACTTGGGAGAGTCACCTGATGGTTCTGGTTTTAGATTGGGTTCTGTGGGAAGCCCTGGCTTTCATGGTAGCTGGCAGATGCATCCTCCTGCTTCTCACAGCATATTTTCTCATGTTAGTGGGAATGGTACAGAATTGACATCAAATACTGGGCAGGGCTCTCCTAAGCAGTTATCACATGTTTTACCTGGGAGACTTCCCATGAATTTGGTTTCTAAATTTGATTCTAGCAATGAACGCCTGAGAAACCTCTATCCTCGAAGAAACGAACCAAACACTAACAGCAATGCAGATAAGAAACAATATGAACTTGACCTAGGTCGCATATTGCGTGGGGATGACAGCCGAACAACCCTCATGATAAAGAATATTCCCAACAA GTATACTTCAAAGATGCTTCTTGCTGCCATTGATGAACAATGTCgaggaacatatgattttttgTATTTGCCAATTGATTTCAAG AACAAATGTAATGTTGGCTATGCATTCATCAATATGATTGATCCTGGTCAAATTATTCCATTCCACAAG GCCTTTAACGGAAAAAAATGGGAGAAGTTCAACAGTGAAAAGGTAGCAGTACTCGCATATGCCCGAATTCAAGGAAAAGGTGCTCTCATTGCTCATTTTCAGAATTCAAGCCTGATGAATGAAGATAAACGTTGCCGCCCTATTCTTTTCCATACAGATGGCCCAAATGCTGGCGATCCG GAGCCTTTCCCATTGGGTAACAATATTAGAGTGAGGCCTGGGAAATCTCGCGCAAATGGTAGCGAGGAGAATCGCAGCCAAGGGAATCCTTCATCTTTTGCAAGTGGTGAAGAGTCTGGGAATGGAATGGAATCATCTTCGATCTCTTCAAAAAACTCTGACTGA
- the LOC108331669 gene encoding protein MEI2-like 1 isoform X1, with translation MPSEIMEKRGVSASSHFLDDISYASEKNIGLRKPKSLHDHFLQGKSEMAASPGSILNTSSPRSTNAKSGLSISHTTLSGEITGDLHFGREAGTIEMLKDSTESLNYTKRSWSNVHRQPASSSYGLIGSKIVTNASSRESSLFSSSLSEVFSQKMRLLGNGVPSGQPITVGSLPEEEPYKSLGEIEADTIGNLLPDEDDLFSGVTNELGCSTRARMNDDFEDFDLFSSSGGMELEGDDELLISGKGTSFIYEDPDYFGASKGKLPFGEQSSRTLFVRNINSNVEDSELKALFEQYGDIRTIYTACKHRGFVMISYYDLRASQNAMKALQNRSLRFRKLDIHYSIPKGNAPEKDIGHGTLMISDLDSSVLNDELKQIFGFYGEIRDIFEYPQLNHVKFIEFYDVRAAEASLRALNGICFAGKHIKLEPGHPMIATCMMQQSQKGQDDPDLGHSLSDNISLRHKAGVSSGFIASAGSLENGYNQGFHSAAQLPAFIDNSLFNMNSNIHKTARGASTGKVSGVFEASNTIDAMKFASVSRFHPHSLPEYRDSLANGSPYNYSSTINMAANIGNGSTESSESRHIQGINSTGNLAEFNAGGNGNRSNHGLYHMWNGSNLHQQPPSNAMLWQKTSSFVNGAGSPCLPQIPSFPRTPPHVLRASHIDHQVGSAPVVTASPWERQHSYLGESPDGSGFRLGSVGSPGFHGSWQMHPPASHSIFSHVSGNGTELTSNTGQGSPKQLSHVLPGRLPMNLVSKFDSSNERLRNLYPRRNEPNTNSNADKKQYELDLGRILRGDDSRTTLMIKNIPNKYTSKMLLAAIDEQCRGTYDFLYLPIDFKNKCNVGYAFINMIDPGQIIPFHKAFNGKKWEKFNSEKVAVLAYARIQGKGALIAHFQNSSLMNEDKRCRPILFHTDGPNAGDPEPFPLGNNIRVRPGKSRANGSEENRSQGNPSSFASGEESGNGMESSSISSKNSD, from the exons ATGCCTTCTGAAATAATGGAGAAGAGGGGTGTGTCTGCCTCATCCCACTTTTTGGATGACATTTCCTATGCTTCTGAG AAGAATATTGGATTACGGAAGCCAAAATCTCTTCATGACCATTTTCTACAGG GCAAGAGTGAAATGGCGGCATCACCTGGCTCTATTTTGAATACTTCATCACCCCGTTCAACAAATGCAAAATCTGGCTTGTCAATCTCTCATACTACTCTATCTGGGGAAATTACAGGAGACCTACATTTTGGCAGAGAAGCAGGCACTATAGAGATGCTGAAGGATTCCACGGAATCCCTTAATTATACTAAGAGGTCATGGTCTAATGTGCATAGGCAGCCAGCATCTAGCTCATATGGTCTAATTGGCAGCAAGATTGTCACCAATGCTTCCTCACGTGAAAGTAGTCTATTTTCAAGCTCCCTGTCTGAGGTGTTTAGCCAAAAGA TGAGGTTATTGGGGAATGGAGTGCCATCTGGTCAACCCATTACTGTTGGTTCCCTTCCTGAGGAAGAACCATATAAATCTCTGGGAGAAATTGAGGCTGACACTATTGGAAATCTCCTTCCTGATGAAGATGACCTTTTTTCTGGAGTCACTAACGAGTTAGGATGCAGTACTCGGGCTAGAATgaatgatgattttgaagattttgattTGTTCAGCAGCAGTGGAGGCATGGAATTGGAAGGAGATGATGAACTTCTAATTTCTGGAAAGGGAACCAGTTTCATTTATGAAGATCCTGATTACTTTGGAGCCTCTAAAGGAAAACTTCCTTTTGGTGAACAATCTTCTAGAACACTTTTTGTTAGAAACATCAATAGCAATGTTGAAGACTCTGAACTTAAGGCTCTCTTTGAG CAATATGGAGACATTCGAACCATATACACTGCCTGCAAGCATCGTGGGTTTGTTATGATTTCATATTATGATCTAAGGGCATCACAAAATGCAATGAAGGCACTTCAAAATAGGTCATTGAGATTTAGGAAACTAGATATACATTACTCAATTCCAAAG GGCAATGCTCCAGAGAAAGATATTGGCCATGGTACACTGATGATATCTGATCTTGATTCATCTGTTTTGAATGATGAACTTAAACAGATATTTGGATTTTATGGAGAAATTAGAGAT ATCTTTGAATATCCTCAATTGAATCACGTCAAATTTATCGAATTTTATGATGTTCGAGCTGCAGAAGCTTCTCTTCGTGCACTGAATGGGATCTGCTTTGCTGGGAAGCACATTAAGCTTGAGCCCGGACATCCCATGATTGCAACATG TATGATGCAGCAGTCTCAGAAGGGACAAGATGATCCTGATCTTGGTCATAGTCTTAGTGACAACATCTCCTTAAGACATAAGG CAGGAGTGTCATCTGGATTTATTGCATCTGCTGGCAGCTTGGAAAATGGATATAATCAAGGATTTCATTCTGCAGCACAGTTACCTGCTTTCATTGATAACTCACTATTTAATATGAATTCTAACATTCACAAGACCGCAAGAGGGGCATCTACTGGAAAAGTATCTGGTGTTTTTGAGGCCAGTAACACTATTGATGCTATGAAATTTGCATCTGTTTCGAGGTTCCATCCTCATTCTTTACCTGAATATCGCGATAGTTTAGCTAATGGAAGTCCTTACAACTATTCAAGTACCATTAACATGGCTGCTAATATTGGAAATGGATCAACGGAATCATCTGAGAGCAGGCACATTCAGGGAATAAACTCAACTGGGAACCTTGCAGAGTTTAATGCAGGAG GAAATGGAAACCGCTCCAATCATGGACTTTATCATATGTGGAATGGCTCCAACTTGCATCAACAACCTCCTTCAAATGCCATGCTTTGGCAGAAAACATCATCCTTTGTTAATGGTGCTGGTTCTCCATGTCTTCCACAGATACCCAGCTTTCCTAGAACACCTCCCCATGTGCTGAGAGCATCACATATAGACCATCAAGTGGGATCAGCACCCGTTGTTACAGCCTCACCCTGGGAAAGACAACATTCTTACTTGGGAGAGTCACCTGATGGTTCTGGTTTTAGATTGGGTTCTGTGGGAAGCCCTGGCTTTCATGGTAGCTGGCAGATGCATCCTCCTGCTTCTCACAGCATATTTTCTCATGTTAGTGGGAATGGTACAGAATTGACATCAAATACTGGGCAGGGCTCTCCTAAGCAGTTATCACATGTTTTACCTGGGAGACTTCCCATGAATTTGGTTTCTAAATTTGATTCTAGCAATGAACGCCTGAGAAACCTCTATCCTCGAAGAAACGAACCAAACACTAACAGCAATGCAGATAAGAAACAATATGAACTTGACCTAGGTCGCATATTGCGTGGGGATGACAGCCGAACAACCCTCATGATAAAGAATATTCCCAACAA GTATACTTCAAAGATGCTTCTTGCTGCCATTGATGAACAATGTCgaggaacatatgattttttgTATTTGCCAATTGATTTCAAG AACAAATGTAATGTTGGCTATGCATTCATCAATATGATTGATCCTGGTCAAATTATTCCATTCCACAAG GCCTTTAACGGAAAAAAATGGGAGAAGTTCAACAGTGAAAAGGTAGCAGTACTCGCATATGCCCGAATTCAAGGAAAAGGTGCTCTCATTGCTCATTTTCAGAATTCAAGCCTGATGAATGAAGATAAACGTTGCCGCCCTATTCTTTTCCATACAGATGGCCCAAATGCTGGCGATCCG GAGCCTTTCCCATTGGGTAACAATATTAGAGTGAGGCCTGGGAAATCTCGCGCAAATGGTAGCGAGGAGAATCGCAGCCAAGGGAATCCTTCATCTTTTGCAAGTGGTGAAGAGTCTGGGAATGGAATGGAATCATCTTCGATCTCTTCAAAAAACTCTGACTGA
- the LOC108331669 gene encoding protein MEI2-like 1 isoform X3 encodes MPSEIMEKRGVSASSHFLDDISYASENIGLRKPKSLHDHFLQGKSEMAASPGSILNTSSPRSTNAKSGLSISHTTLSGEITGDLHFGREAGTIEMLKDSTESLNYTKRSWSNVHRQPASSSYGLIGSKIVTNASSRESSLFSSSLSEVFSQKMRLLGNGVPSGQPITVGSLPEEEPYKSLGEIEADTIGNLLPDEDDLFSGVTNELGCSTRARMNDDFEDFDLFSSSGGMELEGDDELLISGKGTSFIYEDPDYFGASKGKLPFGEQSSRTLFVRNINSNVEDSELKALFEQYGDIRTIYTACKHRGFVMISYYDLRASQNAMKALQNRSLRFRKLDIHYSIPKGNAPEKDIGHGTLMISDLDSSVLNDELKQIFGFYGEIRDIFEYPQLNHVKFIEFYDVRAAEASLRALNGICFAGKHIKLEPGHPMIATCMMQQSQKGQDDPDLGHSLSDNISLRHKAGVSSGFIASAGSLENGYNQGFHSAAQLPAFIDNSLFNMNSNIHKTARGASTGKVSGVFEASNTIDAMKFASVSRFHPHSLPEYRDSLANGSPYNYSSTINMAANIGNGSTESSESRHIQGINSTGNLAEFNAGGNGNRSNHGLYHMWNGSNLHQQPPSNAMLWQKTSSFVNGAGSPCLPQIPSFPRTPPHVLRASHIDHQVGSAPVVTASPWERQHSYLGESPDGSGFRLGSVGSPGFHGSWQMHPPASHSIFSHVSGNGTELTSNTGQGSPKQLSHVLPGRLPMNLVSKFDSSNERLRNLYPRRNEPNTNSNADKKQYELDLGRILRGDDSRTTLMIKNIPNKYTSKMLLAAIDEQCRGTYDFLYLPIDFKNKCNVGYAFINMIDPGQIIPFHKAFNGKKWEKFNSEKVAVLAYARIQGKGALIAHFQNSSLMNEDKRCRPILFHTDGPNAGDPEPFPLGNNIRVRPGKSRANGSEENRSQGNPSSFASGEESGNGMESSSISSKNSD; translated from the exons ATGCCTTCTGAAATAATGGAGAAGAGGGGTGTGTCTGCCTCATCCCACTTTTTGGATGACATTTCCTATGCTTCTGAG AATATTGGATTACGGAAGCCAAAATCTCTTCATGACCATTTTCTACAGG GCAAGAGTGAAATGGCGGCATCACCTGGCTCTATTTTGAATACTTCATCACCCCGTTCAACAAATGCAAAATCTGGCTTGTCAATCTCTCATACTACTCTATCTGGGGAAATTACAGGAGACCTACATTTTGGCAGAGAAGCAGGCACTATAGAGATGCTGAAGGATTCCACGGAATCCCTTAATTATACTAAGAGGTCATGGTCTAATGTGCATAGGCAGCCAGCATCTAGCTCATATGGTCTAATTGGCAGCAAGATTGTCACCAATGCTTCCTCACGTGAAAGTAGTCTATTTTCAAGCTCCCTGTCTGAGGTGTTTAGCCAAAAGA TGAGGTTATTGGGGAATGGAGTGCCATCTGGTCAACCCATTACTGTTGGTTCCCTTCCTGAGGAAGAACCATATAAATCTCTGGGAGAAATTGAGGCTGACACTATTGGAAATCTCCTTCCTGATGAAGATGACCTTTTTTCTGGAGTCACTAACGAGTTAGGATGCAGTACTCGGGCTAGAATgaatgatgattttgaagattttgattTGTTCAGCAGCAGTGGAGGCATGGAATTGGAAGGAGATGATGAACTTCTAATTTCTGGAAAGGGAACCAGTTTCATTTATGAAGATCCTGATTACTTTGGAGCCTCTAAAGGAAAACTTCCTTTTGGTGAACAATCTTCTAGAACACTTTTTGTTAGAAACATCAATAGCAATGTTGAAGACTCTGAACTTAAGGCTCTCTTTGAG CAATATGGAGACATTCGAACCATATACACTGCCTGCAAGCATCGTGGGTTTGTTATGATTTCATATTATGATCTAAGGGCATCACAAAATGCAATGAAGGCACTTCAAAATAGGTCATTGAGATTTAGGAAACTAGATATACATTACTCAATTCCAAAG GGCAATGCTCCAGAGAAAGATATTGGCCATGGTACACTGATGATATCTGATCTTGATTCATCTGTTTTGAATGATGAACTTAAACAGATATTTGGATTTTATGGAGAAATTAGAGAT ATCTTTGAATATCCTCAATTGAATCACGTCAAATTTATCGAATTTTATGATGTTCGAGCTGCAGAAGCTTCTCTTCGTGCACTGAATGGGATCTGCTTTGCTGGGAAGCACATTAAGCTTGAGCCCGGACATCCCATGATTGCAACATG TATGATGCAGCAGTCTCAGAAGGGACAAGATGATCCTGATCTTGGTCATAGTCTTAGTGACAACATCTCCTTAAGACATAAGG CAGGAGTGTCATCTGGATTTATTGCATCTGCTGGCAGCTTGGAAAATGGATATAATCAAGGATTTCATTCTGCAGCACAGTTACCTGCTTTCATTGATAACTCACTATTTAATATGAATTCTAACATTCACAAGACCGCAAGAGGGGCATCTACTGGAAAAGTATCTGGTGTTTTTGAGGCCAGTAACACTATTGATGCTATGAAATTTGCATCTGTTTCGAGGTTCCATCCTCATTCTTTACCTGAATATCGCGATAGTTTAGCTAATGGAAGTCCTTACAACTATTCAAGTACCATTAACATGGCTGCTAATATTGGAAATGGATCAACGGAATCATCTGAGAGCAGGCACATTCAGGGAATAAACTCAACTGGGAACCTTGCAGAGTTTAATGCAGGAG GAAATGGAAACCGCTCCAATCATGGACTTTATCATATGTGGAATGGCTCCAACTTGCATCAACAACCTCCTTCAAATGCCATGCTTTGGCAGAAAACATCATCCTTTGTTAATGGTGCTGGTTCTCCATGTCTTCCACAGATACCCAGCTTTCCTAGAACACCTCCCCATGTGCTGAGAGCATCACATATAGACCATCAAGTGGGATCAGCACCCGTTGTTACAGCCTCACCCTGGGAAAGACAACATTCTTACTTGGGAGAGTCACCTGATGGTTCTGGTTTTAGATTGGGTTCTGTGGGAAGCCCTGGCTTTCATGGTAGCTGGCAGATGCATCCTCCTGCTTCTCACAGCATATTTTCTCATGTTAGTGGGAATGGTACAGAATTGACATCAAATACTGGGCAGGGCTCTCCTAAGCAGTTATCACATGTTTTACCTGGGAGACTTCCCATGAATTTGGTTTCTAAATTTGATTCTAGCAATGAACGCCTGAGAAACCTCTATCCTCGAAGAAACGAACCAAACACTAACAGCAATGCAGATAAGAAACAATATGAACTTGACCTAGGTCGCATATTGCGTGGGGATGACAGCCGAACAACCCTCATGATAAAGAATATTCCCAACAA GTATACTTCAAAGATGCTTCTTGCTGCCATTGATGAACAATGTCgaggaacatatgattttttgTATTTGCCAATTGATTTCAAG AACAAATGTAATGTTGGCTATGCATTCATCAATATGATTGATCCTGGTCAAATTATTCCATTCCACAAG GCCTTTAACGGAAAAAAATGGGAGAAGTTCAACAGTGAAAAGGTAGCAGTACTCGCATATGCCCGAATTCAAGGAAAAGGTGCTCTCATTGCTCATTTTCAGAATTCAAGCCTGATGAATGAAGATAAACGTTGCCGCCCTATTCTTTTCCATACAGATGGCCCAAATGCTGGCGATCCG GAGCCTTTCCCATTGGGTAACAATATTAGAGTGAGGCCTGGGAAATCTCGCGCAAATGGTAGCGAGGAGAATCGCAGCCAAGGGAATCCTTCATCTTTTGCAAGTGGTGAAGAGTCTGGGAATGGAATGGAATCATCTTCGATCTCTTCAAAAAACTCTGACTGA